The following coding sequences lie in one Thalassoglobus polymorphus genomic window:
- a CDS encoding alpha/beta hydrolase, translating into MRMFVVSALCACFLVTVQLDAQEGGQKRAVQLKRWLERFPDADTNSDGVLTEAEAKAYREKLAAKRGRSTRSNRPTPTFADVKYGAHERQVLDLYLAKSETPTPLIIYIHGGGFVGGDKKSVSPAIVKAANEAGISVAAIHYRFVSELPFPAPQEDAARAIQFLRANAKKWNFDKSLFAAYGGSAGAGLSLWLGFHDDLADPYSDDPIARESTRLVAVGSRGGQTTYDPNVIKAWVGGRAHEHPSIFKCFGVESIDQITDPKLQPLYDQVSAIKHLTADDPPVYSIYSEADAPLPENARPGQGIHHPIFAHKLDAEMDELQIEHVYRHVSHFNGDRDLDMFEHFKRWFAQSRTKQQGG; encoded by the coding sequence ATGAGAATGTTCGTCGTTTCGGCCCTGTGTGCATGCTTCCTGGTGACCGTTCAGCTGGATGCTCAAGAGGGAGGCCAGAAACGGGCGGTTCAACTCAAACGGTGGCTCGAACGTTTTCCTGACGCAGATACCAACAGCGATGGCGTTCTGACCGAAGCTGAAGCGAAAGCGTATCGAGAAAAGCTTGCTGCGAAGCGTGGTCGGAGCACGCGTTCCAACCGGCCGACTCCTACATTCGCAGATGTGAAGTATGGAGCACATGAGCGACAGGTTCTTGATCTGTATCTTGCGAAGAGCGAGACTCCGACTCCGCTGATCATCTACATTCATGGTGGCGGATTTGTTGGTGGCGACAAGAAGTCGGTCTCGCCTGCGATAGTGAAAGCTGCCAATGAAGCTGGGATCTCCGTCGCGGCGATTCACTATCGATTTGTCAGCGAACTTCCGTTTCCTGCTCCTCAAGAAGATGCTGCTCGTGCGATTCAGTTCTTGCGAGCGAATGCCAAGAAGTGGAACTTCGATAAGTCCCTCTTCGCCGCCTATGGAGGATCGGCAGGTGCGGGGCTTTCGTTATGGCTGGGGTTTCATGATGACCTCGCTGACCCCTATAGCGACGATCCAATTGCTCGCGAATCGACACGACTGGTCGCAGTCGGTTCGCGTGGCGGACAGACAACCTACGATCCCAATGTCATCAAAGCCTGGGTCGGTGGCCGTGCCCACGAGCATCCGTCAATTTTCAAATGCTTCGGAGTTGAATCCATTGACCAGATCACCGATCCCAAGTTGCAGCCGCTTTACGATCAAGTCTCTGCGATCAAGCACTTAACGGCTGACGACCCACCGGTATACTCCATCTACAGTGAAGCAGACGCCCCATTGCCTGAAAATGCACGACCGGGGCAGGGGATCCATCACCCGATTTTTGCTCACAAGCTCGATGCCGAGATGGACGAGCTTCAGATTGAGCATGTGTATCGTCACGTCAGTCACTTCAATGGTGATCGTGATCTCGATATGTTCGAACACTTCAAGAGGTGGTTCGCTCAGAGTCGAACGAAGCAACAGGGCGGTTGA
- a CDS encoding tetratricopeptide repeat protein — protein sequence MADDNQKAAKCFQAGNKAMEGNNWDMAVQMFSQCVKLVPHNLGYRQLLRNCTKKKYGDNKKGAGGLTMTKLMSIRSKVKKAKQKELWEEADKLAEQGLLLNPWDAQLNVDVAEAAKALDRGEIARFGYAEAVKAAQKDKAIHLALAEHLENRGEYTEARKIWERIKVIDPKDIEVSRKLSALDAMQATRAGNFDEAESSKDVKRNKGADKSQSIEQKSTDLETSLRHEIRRNPEQVEHYLKLGAHLRTAKKFQDSYDILKQALDVSAGDPGVREQLEDAELLLLKHNVDLAKENADKSEDPEARKQVAALSKDLRTRRIEVLSAREERHPQNLGIKMELAKLVMQLQEWSRAIPLLQKASQDPRLKTKALVLLGKCFMYDNKLPLAKGQFERAVPDLNHDTDPDTYKESHYLLARVCEETGDSEKAVHHYGEVLVVDYDYKDARERLEKLQGG from the coding sequence GTGGCAGACGACAATCAAAAAGCGGCAAAGTGCTTTCAAGCTGGTAACAAAGCCATGGAAGGAAATAACTGGGACATGGCCGTGCAGATGTTCAGCCAGTGTGTGAAGCTCGTCCCGCACAACCTTGGCTACCGTCAACTGTTGCGCAACTGCACAAAGAAAAAATACGGCGACAACAAAAAAGGAGCCGGCGGCCTGACAATGACCAAATTGATGTCGATTCGCTCGAAGGTCAAAAAAGCGAAACAGAAAGAGCTATGGGAAGAAGCCGACAAGTTGGCAGAACAAGGCCTGCTTCTGAACCCCTGGGATGCTCAGCTGAACGTTGATGTTGCAGAAGCGGCGAAAGCACTTGATCGCGGAGAGATCGCCCGCTTTGGATACGCTGAGGCTGTGAAAGCGGCCCAAAAAGACAAAGCGATTCACTTGGCACTCGCTGAACATCTGGAGAACCGAGGAGAATACACAGAGGCTCGAAAAATCTGGGAACGAATCAAAGTGATCGATCCTAAAGACATAGAAGTCAGCCGCAAGCTTTCGGCACTGGACGCAATGCAGGCGACCCGCGCAGGAAACTTTGACGAGGCAGAATCATCGAAAGATGTGAAAAGGAACAAAGGTGCAGACAAATCGCAATCGATCGAGCAGAAATCGACCGACCTCGAAACATCGCTGCGTCACGAAATTCGCCGCAATCCGGAGCAGGTAGAGCATTATCTAAAACTGGGAGCCCACCTGCGAACTGCAAAGAAATTCCAGGACTCATACGACATTCTCAAGCAGGCACTGGATGTCTCAGCTGGAGACCCGGGAGTACGAGAACAACTCGAAGATGCAGAGTTGCTGCTTCTCAAACACAATGTCGACTTGGCGAAAGAGAATGCAGACAAATCTGAAGACCCCGAGGCTCGTAAGCAGGTGGCAGCCCTTTCGAAAGATTTAAGAACTCGCAGAATCGAAGTTCTCAGTGCCCGTGAGGAGCGACACCCGCAGAACTTAGGCATCAAGATGGAGTTGGCGAAACTTGTCATGCAACTTCAGGAATGGTCACGAGCCATCCCACTCCTGCAGAAGGCCAGCCAAGACCCTCGACTGAAAACAAAAGCACTCGTCCTGCTAGGGAAGTGCTTCATGTACGACAACAAACTTCCGCTTGCCAAAGGACAGTTTGAACGTGCCGTCCCGGATCTCAATCACGATACCGACCCGGACACCTACAAGGAATCACATTACCTGCTCGCACGAGTCTGCGAAGAAACAGGCGATTCTGAGAAAGCGGTCCATCACTATGGAGAAGTGCTAGTCGTCGACTACGACTACAAAGATGCCCGAGAACGATTGGAAAAACTTCAGGGAGGATAG
- a CDS encoding sodium-dependent transporter, whose protein sequence is MSELTPQTDRAQWKSRFGFILAAAGSAVGLGNIWKFPYITGQNGGGLFVLIYLACIVLIGLPIMMAEIMIGRAGQRQPVGAFESIHGRKTAWSGIGWMGVVAGFIILSFYIVVAGWSMDYTLKSIVNFTKPIESKAATEAEVYIATTSISDMKLFLVNKETDRQLHPRKTLLESRLTKSQKENYERFRTAIEKAEDQDQARLRLLKDEELKSSVEAVEKVEQQVAKARLEIAGSVQTKINSLSATDLLAQVKLSKRRDLVFEKMTGTFVNLLTNGWHSLMWAALFMMVAIGVVAGGVAAGIERACRFLMPTLIALIGMMVLYGAFQPGFGAAVSFVFSPDPSRLKASGVLEALGHAFFTLSLGMGAMMTYGSYQSSKTGLLQESVMITLLDTAIALLACLMIFPITFSYGQEPTAGPGLVFMSMPLAFAEIGRTGMLLSMAFFGLLFFAALTSAISLLEVVASYLIDQKNWSRAKAAVTTGLLTLVVAVPTAFSSDSTSVLSNWEGDYGLNFFDTMDHLASNWMLPLGGLFIAIYAGWVMPRRLQEAEVEDMPAWIFQVWLVLVRVVAPALVIIVLMQKVGIFDIDEWL, encoded by the coding sequence ATGTCCGAATTGACACCACAAACCGATCGCGCCCAGTGGAAATCCCGCTTTGGGTTTATTCTGGCTGCTGCCGGATCTGCTGTGGGACTGGGGAATATTTGGAAGTTTCCGTACATTACCGGCCAGAATGGGGGCGGGCTTTTTGTCCTCATCTATCTCGCCTGCATCGTGCTGATCGGGTTACCAATTATGATGGCAGAGATCATGATTGGACGTGCAGGGCAACGTCAGCCGGTCGGAGCATTTGAATCGATCCACGGCCGGAAAACTGCCTGGTCCGGAATCGGCTGGATGGGAGTGGTTGCCGGGTTCATCATTCTTTCGTTTTACATTGTTGTCGCTGGCTGGTCGATGGATTACACGCTGAAATCCATTGTCAACTTTACGAAACCGATCGAAAGCAAAGCGGCCACTGAGGCGGAAGTTTATATCGCCACGACATCCATCTCGGATATGAAGTTGTTTCTGGTAAATAAGGAGACCGATCGTCAACTGCATCCACGAAAGACACTGCTTGAAAGTCGATTGACGAAGTCGCAAAAGGAGAACTATGAACGTTTCAGAACAGCGATTGAGAAAGCGGAGGATCAAGATCAGGCACGTTTACGCTTGTTGAAGGACGAAGAACTGAAGAGCTCCGTTGAAGCTGTTGAGAAGGTTGAACAGCAGGTTGCCAAAGCTCGGTTAGAGATCGCAGGGAGCGTTCAAACCAAGATCAATTCACTCTCTGCAACCGACCTCTTGGCACAAGTCAAATTATCGAAGCGTCGTGACCTGGTCTTTGAGAAAATGACAGGGACGTTTGTGAACCTGCTGACGAACGGCTGGCACTCATTGATGTGGGCTGCACTCTTTATGATGGTCGCCATCGGTGTTGTCGCAGGTGGAGTGGCTGCAGGGATTGAACGTGCGTGTCGATTCTTGATGCCAACGTTGATTGCACTGATCGGTATGATGGTCCTTTATGGAGCGTTTCAACCGGGGTTTGGCGCAGCGGTCTCATTCGTCTTTAGTCCAGACCCCAGCCGGCTCAAGGCCAGTGGTGTTCTCGAAGCATTGGGGCATGCGTTCTTCACACTCTCTCTCGGCATGGGAGCGATGATGACGTACGGATCGTACCAAAGTTCGAAGACGGGGCTACTGCAAGAGTCCGTAATGATTACCTTGCTGGATACCGCCATCGCGCTGTTGGCCTGTTTAATGATCTTCCCGATCACGTTCTCTTACGGACAGGAACCGACTGCTGGTCCCGGACTTGTCTTTATGAGTATGCCGTTGGCGTTTGCAGAAATCGGCCGTACTGGAATGTTGCTTTCAATGGCGTTCTTCGGGTTGCTCTTCTTTGCAGCGCTCACCTCTGCGATTTCGCTGCTGGAGGTCGTTGCTTCGTATCTGATTGACCAGAAGAACTGGAGCCGTGCGAAAGCTGCTGTGACGACAGGACTCTTGACTCTCGTCGTCGCGGTTCCGACTGCGTTTTCGAGTGACTCGACTTCCGTTCTTTCTAATTGGGAAGGCGACTACGGTCTCAATTTCTTTGATACGATGGACCATCTGGCATCGAACTGGATGCTTCCTCTGGGCGGATTGTTCATTGCGATCTATGCCGGTTGGGTGATGCCACGTCGCTTACAGGAAGCGGAAGTCGAAGACATGCCTGCCTGGATCTTTCAGGTTTGGTTAGTCCTTGTTCGCGTTGTTGCTCCCGCACTGGTCATTATCGTGCTGATGCAAAAAGTTGGCATCTTCGACATCGATGAATGGTTGTGA
- a CDS encoding metal ABC transporter ATP-binding protein encodes MTIPADTYAADHSDLSPLSIHDMTVAYQRRPVIWDIDFDTPPGHLVAVVGPNGAGKSTLIKAALNLVPKVSGEVRYFGQEYADVRDRVAYVPQRTGVDWDFPVSALDVAAMGLYRKIGWCFPVSRKYREQAFAALERVGMEDFAHRQIRQLSGGQQQRVFLARALAQEADLYLMDEPFAGVDASTERAIVALLHELRGQGKTALVVHHDLPTVPEYFDYVLLLNMRLVAFGPTEKVFTAENLKRTFGGKLSLLDQVGERIAERD; translated from the coding sequence ATGACAATTCCAGCGGATACCTACGCGGCTGACCACAGTGATTTGTCGCCATTATCGATTCACGATATGACGGTTGCCTATCAACGGCGACCGGTCATTTGGGATATCGATTTCGATACTCCTCCCGGTCATCTGGTTGCAGTCGTTGGGCCGAACGGAGCCGGGAAAAGTACGTTGATCAAAGCCGCGCTGAACCTCGTCCCCAAAGTCTCCGGAGAGGTTCGGTATTTCGGCCAGGAGTATGCCGACGTTCGTGATCGCGTCGCTTATGTTCCTCAAAGAACCGGAGTCGATTGGGATTTTCCCGTAAGTGCACTCGATGTCGCGGCGATGGGATTGTATCGGAAGATTGGCTGGTGTTTTCCTGTCTCCAGAAAATACCGTGAGCAGGCGTTTGCAGCTCTTGAACGAGTAGGGATGGAAGACTTTGCACATCGTCAAATTCGACAACTTTCAGGCGGTCAACAACAGCGAGTTTTTCTGGCCCGAGCGCTTGCACAAGAAGCTGATCTCTACTTGATGGACGAACCGTTTGCCGGTGTCGATGCCTCAACCGAACGAGCTATTGTGGCGCTGCTCCACGAATTGAGAGGACAGGGGAAAACGGCATTAGTGGTTCATCATGATTTGCCAACGGTTCCCGAGTACTTTGATTACGTGTTACTTTTGAACATGCGTCTGGTCGCTTTCGGACCGACTGAAAAAGTCTTCACCGCAGAGAATTTGAAGCGGACTTTCGGCGGGAAATTGTCGCTGCTTGACCAGGTGGGCGAAAGAATTGCGGAACGTGATTGA
- a CDS encoding metal ABC transporter permease, whose amino-acid sequence MKLNRILIMLLFGLLLLTLNVEPIEAAGVSFQKRFERVVLLKDYNTRVVLLGTTLLGICGGIVGVFMLLRKRSLVGDVVGHSALPGIAIAFILTEVFRPGTGKSVPILLLGAFVAGLIGAVSVMLIDRYSRIKSDAAMAIVLSLFYGAGTALLTIVQRIPTGSSAGLEDFLAGKTASLVAADVWLFAWAALVLIVISTLLFKELCLLCFDEEFAAALGWKVFWLDSLLTGLVVSVTILGMQSVGLLLVVAILIIPPASARFWTDDIRRMTWIAAILGGVAAAIGTIISALFAKVATGAVIVLAGSVFFIVSLFFGFRRGVLWKWIEQKRLQSRVGERDLLRAVYEITEGRIDHRQLTDPVLLSQRISQAELLQMRTWSPARLRSLTRQAASRHLVLIRANGEIQLAPDGAALARRAARDHRLWEQYLIQYADIAPSHVDRDADQIEHILDAEVIRGLEESLASAGHDVMLRSPHQIQNTPGE is encoded by the coding sequence ATGAAGCTCAACCGAATCTTGATCATGTTGCTGTTTGGGCTTCTTCTCTTGACGCTCAATGTCGAGCCGATCGAGGCTGCTGGAGTTTCCTTTCAAAAACGATTCGAACGTGTTGTTTTACTGAAAGATTATAACACACGGGTTGTTTTGTTGGGGACGACACTGCTTGGGATTTGTGGAGGGATTGTCGGCGTTTTTATGTTGCTTCGGAAGCGTTCTCTGGTTGGCGATGTCGTTGGCCATTCAGCTTTGCCGGGGATCGCGATCGCTTTCATTTTGACGGAAGTCTTTCGGCCCGGAACCGGAAAGAGTGTTCCCATTTTATTGCTCGGAGCTTTCGTTGCTGGTTTGATTGGCGCAGTTTCGGTGATGCTGATTGATCGCTATTCCCGCATTAAATCCGATGCCGCGATGGCGATCGTGCTCAGCCTGTTTTATGGGGCTGGGACTGCGCTTCTGACGATTGTTCAGCGAATTCCGACCGGAAGTTCAGCCGGTCTGGAAGATTTTCTCGCTGGGAAGACTGCGTCACTTGTCGCTGCTGACGTCTGGCTGTTTGCATGGGCTGCACTGGTGCTGATTGTGATCTCAACACTCTTGTTCAAAGAGTTGTGTTTACTCTGTTTTGATGAAGAGTTCGCAGCGGCGCTCGGATGGAAGGTCTTCTGGCTCGATTCCTTGCTGACTGGATTAGTCGTCTCGGTGACCATTCTGGGAATGCAGTCAGTGGGGCTGCTTCTGGTTGTTGCGATCTTGATTATTCCTCCCGCTTCGGCTCGATTCTGGACCGACGATATCCGCCGGATGACCTGGATTGCAGCGATTCTCGGAGGAGTCGCTGCAGCGATTGGAACGATCATCAGTGCCTTGTTTGCCAAGGTCGCTACGGGGGCTGTGATTGTGCTGGCGGGGTCGGTGTTCTTTATCGTGAGTCTGTTTTTTGGCTTTCGTCGCGGTGTGTTGTGGAAGTGGATTGAGCAGAAGCGTCTCCAGTCTCGAGTCGGTGAACGTGACCTTCTGCGAGCTGTTTATGAGATCACGGAGGGGCGCATTGACCATCGTCAATTGACTGACCCGGTATTGCTCTCGCAGCGAATTTCGCAAGCTGAGCTTCTCCAAATGCGGACCTGGTCGCCGGCGCGGTTGCGTTCACTCACTCGGCAAGCGGCGAGCCGGCATCTTGTGTTGATCCGTGCAAATGGAGAAATTCAACTTGCTCCCGATGGAGCAGCACTGGCACGACGAGCTGCTCGAGACCATCGTCTTTGGGAACAGTATTTAATTCAATATGCAGACATTGCTCCCAGTCATGTCGACCGTGATGCCGACCAGATCGAGCATATTCTTGACGCAGAAGTGATTCGAGGGCTCGAGGAAAGTCTGGCGTCAGCCGGGCACGACGTGATGCTGAGGAGCCCACACCAAATCCAGAATACCCCGGGAGAATAG
- a CDS encoding carboxypeptidase regulatory-like domain-containing protein, with translation MKLFSIAVLTLCSSVQAAEWGSVTGQFVLDGEVPTVAPLVAKGDSNAKDAAVCAAEGVPNDAMIFNAENKGIANIIVYMRRAKTVHPDLVNSKEKTVEFDQKNCNFLPHMMIVRTDQTIVCKSSDAVAHNVHATPFANSAVNFIVQPNDQSGVEVKLPLAEPVAPYVEVKCDIHPWMKAWWVVFDHPYAAITDKDGKFTIENLPAGETEFRVWHEKVGFINKKWVVDVKPGKTTTLETVPVSVDSFKE, from the coding sequence ATGAAATTATTCTCGATTGCGGTGCTTACTCTTTGCAGTTCTGTCCAGGCTGCCGAGTGGGGATCGGTGACCGGTCAATTCGTGTTGGATGGTGAGGTTCCAACGGTTGCACCGCTCGTCGCCAAGGGAGACTCAAACGCCAAAGATGCTGCCGTTTGTGCAGCAGAGGGTGTCCCCAATGATGCAATGATTTTCAATGCAGAGAACAAGGGGATTGCCAATATCATCGTTTACATGCGACGAGCAAAAACGGTTCATCCAGATCTTGTGAATAGCAAAGAGAAGACTGTCGAATTTGATCAGAAAAACTGTAATTTCTTGCCTCACATGATGATCGTTCGAACCGATCAAACAATCGTCTGCAAGTCGAGTGATGCCGTGGCCCACAATGTCCACGCGACACCATTTGCGAATTCAGCTGTGAACTTTATTGTTCAACCGAATGATCAATCTGGCGTAGAAGTGAAGTTGCCACTCGCAGAGCCTGTGGCTCCTTACGTTGAAGTGAAATGTGATATTCACCCATGGATGAAAGCGTGGTGGGTTGTGTTTGACCATCCTTACGCTGCCATCACCGATAAAGATGGCAAGTTCACAATCGAAAACTTGCCAGCTGGCGAAACTGAGTTCCGCGTCTGGCACGAGAAAGTCGGCTTCATCAATAAGAAATGGGTTGTCGATGTGAAACCAGGAAAGACAACAACACTGGAAACTGTTCCTGTTTCTGTTGACTCGTTCAAAGAGTAG
- a CDS encoding SDR family oxidoreductase, giving the protein MDHLLLTGATGLLGRYLMKDLLSRNIKLAVLVRPSRKSDAESRIEAAMQVWENLLEKKLPRPVVLSGDINRPDLGLSTNEIKWAAENCSSIIHNAASLSFVSTGRDSEPWRSNVDGTAKVLEFCQQAGITQFHHVSTAYVAGLRQGRIYENELNLGQEFANPYEESKVMAEEMIRGTDFIESLTVFRPGIIIGDSQTALTFTYHNFYAVLQLAYTIGHSMTEPNFTGKIDGSRINLNATGDERKNLVPVDWVSEVMSTIVTDPGLHGKTYHLTPRVPITTRLFRDIMEEMVGSYGLGLGVDRPQEENISDLEEMFFKHMEVYQSYWKDDPEYDSSNTQNAVPHLPCPHVDREMLTKLAEAAIAKGFNWRDPKVEKANLSPVLV; this is encoded by the coding sequence ATGGATCATCTCCTATTGACGGGCGCCACCGGGCTTCTTGGTCGATACCTGATGAAAGATCTTCTTTCGAGAAACATCAAACTTGCTGTTCTCGTCAGACCCAGCCGAAAAAGTGACGCAGAATCTCGCATCGAAGCTGCGATGCAGGTCTGGGAAAATCTGCTGGAGAAAAAACTTCCTCGTCCTGTCGTTCTCTCAGGAGATATCAACCGGCCTGACCTGGGACTTTCGACAAATGAAATCAAATGGGCTGCCGAAAACTGCAGTTCCATTATTCACAACGCTGCCAGCCTGTCGTTTGTGAGTACCGGTCGAGACTCGGAACCTTGGCGGTCAAATGTCGACGGAACAGCGAAGGTTCTGGAGTTCTGCCAGCAGGCAGGCATCACTCAGTTCCACCATGTTTCGACAGCCTACGTTGCAGGATTGCGACAAGGACGCATTTACGAAAACGAATTGAACCTCGGTCAGGAATTCGCGAACCCTTACGAAGAAAGTAAGGTCATGGCGGAAGAGATGATCCGGGGTACAGACTTCATTGAATCGCTGACGGTCTTCCGTCCGGGAATCATCATTGGTGATTCACAAACCGCACTGACATTCACATATCACAATTTTTACGCAGTGCTGCAACTTGCTTACACCATCGGTCACAGCATGACCGAGCCGAACTTCACGGGGAAGATCGACGGCAGTCGCATCAACCTGAACGCAACCGGCGACGAGCGAAAAAACCTCGTTCCTGTTGATTGGGTTTCCGAAGTGATGTCCACAATCGTGACAGATCCAGGCCTGCACGGAAAAACATACCACCTGACACCAAGAGTCCCGATCACAACTCGGCTTTTCCGAGATATCATGGAAGAAATGGTCGGCTCTTACGGCCTTGGTCTAGGTGTCGACCGGCCGCAGGAAGAGAACATCTCCGATCTGGAAGAAATGTTCTTCAAGCACATGGAAGTCTACCAGTCATACTGGAAAGACGATCCAGAGTACGATTCTTCGAACACTCAGAACGCCGTCCCGCATCTCCCCTGCCCGCACGTTGACCGAGAAATGCTCACGAAACTCGCAGAGGCTGCGATCGCAAAAGGATTTAACTGGCGTGACCCCAAAGTCGAAAAGGCAAACCTTTCACCAGTGTTGGTCTGA
- a CDS encoding efflux RND transporter permease subunit — protein sequence MSQLYRQYSRPLAILILLALPFLFREANSLPTNNDIEAWLPDQSDFRAEYDNFKSLFGGEEAILIGIPNQVAEPQLIKAIASRIESLDGIRSCWTPQRFTDEMAKLGVTPETARERLRGLVVSRDGSITGLVAILSEDGLLNREGTVHDVQHILTYSQLSDEDVLFSGAPVIVAELNRLGSQKNTKQFFLCSLMICFGLLMYSIRHWRLSSAILLITVFAIQTTLCIVKWWSGEMNFILSALPVMVMVFTMASSIHLLHYFNSSRDETDPLAAALSKAWRPCLLATFTTVIGLLSLTVSEIAPVQQFGIAAATGAVISCICGLGLTPIALSLWPISFPDHHDSSQKLPTRLSLRIIRHRRAITWGTCIFLLVSLPGIVSLTSKVDPLDFLPRKSDVVQDYLDIEEKLTNVDSFEAVVDFETQDLPFTEKLRRVKQIEMMISAHPNIQHTLSLASFFPERLPDNGLDIIQLLSTAKSNQHGQEYISAGERYWRISARVHGESTNHRQRIFEELQHTLKAQPVTLTGIAPLIKQAQDDIFIGFWESFATALGIIAIVMMIALRSIKTALLAMIPNLTPLCLVFGFLGWAGIPVDIGMMMTASIALGIAVDGTFHFLLAYRDHSKQESRTQNSSLYALFKTGRPIFEAAMIASLGMLALTQSQFIPTIRFGLLMSILLIVAVFADLVLLPALLAKSPSRQVREQAGLRKSRTQEPSRIAA from the coding sequence ATGTCACAATTATACCGCCAGTATAGTCGCCCGTTAGCGATTCTGATCTTGCTGGCGCTGCCGTTTCTCTTTCGGGAAGCGAATTCTCTGCCGACCAATAACGACATCGAAGCCTGGTTACCTGATCAGTCTGATTTTCGTGCCGAGTACGACAATTTCAAATCCCTCTTCGGTGGTGAAGAAGCCATTCTGATCGGGATTCCGAATCAAGTCGCCGAGCCACAGCTAATCAAGGCAATCGCTTCACGAATTGAGTCTCTTGATGGCATCCGCTCCTGCTGGACGCCTCAGCGATTCACCGATGAGATGGCAAAACTAGGAGTCACACCAGAGACCGCACGCGAGCGATTGCGGGGACTGGTTGTTTCCAGAGACGGATCAATCACAGGTCTCGTAGCAATTCTTTCGGAAGATGGATTACTGAATCGCGAAGGAACCGTTCACGATGTCCAGCACATCCTGACATACAGCCAACTAAGCGATGAAGATGTCCTCTTTTCTGGTGCGCCGGTCATTGTCGCAGAATTGAATCGACTTGGATCACAGAAGAATACAAAACAGTTCTTCCTTTGTTCACTGATGATCTGCTTTGGATTGTTGATGTATTCGATTCGACACTGGCGACTCTCGTCAGCCATTCTTCTCATCACAGTTTTTGCGATTCAAACAACACTCTGCATCGTCAAATGGTGGAGCGGTGAGATGAACTTCATCCTCTCGGCCCTGCCTGTGATGGTCATGGTCTTCACGATGGCGAGTTCCATCCATCTCCTGCACTATTTTAATTCCAGTCGTGACGAAACGGATCCGCTGGCTGCCGCATTATCGAAAGCATGGCGCCCTTGCCTGCTGGCGACGTTCACGACCGTCATTGGTCTGCTCTCTTTAACAGTGAGTGAAATTGCGCCAGTTCAGCAGTTTGGAATCGCTGCTGCAACGGGGGCTGTCATTTCCTGTATTTGTGGTCTTGGCCTGACTCCGATCGCTCTTTCACTCTGGCCGATCTCATTTCCTGACCATCACGATTCTTCCCAGAAACTGCCGACTCGATTATCGCTTCGGATCATTCGACATCGCCGAGCCATCACTTGGGGAACGTGCATCTTCCTGCTTGTTTCGCTGCCGGGAATCGTCTCGCTCACCTCGAAGGTCGATCCGCTCGACTTCCTTCCACGCAAGAGCGATGTCGTTCAAGACTACCTCGACATCGAGGAGAAACTGACAAACGTTGACTCCTTCGAAGCGGTTGTTGATTTTGAAACTCAAGATCTCCCATTCACCGAAAAACTCCGGCGGGTGAAGCAGATCGAGATGATGATTTCGGCACATCCGAACATCCAACACACACTCTCTCTGGCAAGCTTCTTCCCCGAGCGTTTGCCAGATAATGGCCTCGATATTATTCAGCTACTTTCGACAGCAAAGTCGAACCAACATGGTCAAGAATACATCTCTGCTGGAGAGCGGTATTGGAGAATTTCCGCACGGGTCCATGGTGAATCCACAAACCACAGACAACGAATCTTCGAGGAACTTCAACACACCCTCAAAGCCCAACCCGTCACCTTGACTGGAATTGCGCCTCTCATCAAACAGGCTCAGGACGACATTTTCATTGGATTCTGGGAAAGCTTCGCCACCGCCCTCGGCATTATCGCCATCGTGATGATGATCGCTTTACGTTCAATCAAAACTGCATTGCTGGCAATGATCCCCAACCTGACGCCGCTCTGCCTGGTCTTTGGATTTCTGGGCTGGGCGGGAATTCCGGTCGACATCGGCATGATGATGACAGCCAGCATCGCACTCGGAATTGCTGTCGACGGAACCTTCCATTTTCTGCTCGCGTATCGCGATCACTCAAAACAGGAATCACGGACGCAAAACAGTTCACTTTACGCCCTGTTCAAGACAGGTCGACCGATTTTCGAGGCAGCCATGATCGCCAGTCTGGGAATGCTTGCACTCACCCAAAGCCAGTTCATCCCGACTATCCGGTTTGGCCTGCTCATGTCGATCCTGCTGATTGTCGCCGTCTTCGCTGACTTGGTCCTCTTACCTGCTTTACTTGCCAAGAGCCCATCCCGGCAAGTGCGAGAACAGGCCGGACTTCGCAAAAGCCGAACTCAGGAACCTTCTCGAATCGCCGCATAG